The sequence TCGGTCTTCATCAAATCCCATCATCCTGTAGTTACAAAAACCTGCTAGTTCAGTTTTGTAACCCTCTATGGCTAGTTTTAATATTAATTGTATATCTCTAAAGTTGAAATGCCATTTGTTTCCAAATTACAGATGTAATAAGCAGCAGAAATAAACCTGATCCAAGCTGTTTCTTgtttgagcagggagttggacaaGGTGATGTCCAGATGTTTAATTCATCCATTGAGAAGTGGGTTGAAAACCTAAGTCAAAACCCTACAGCAACTGAAGAGTAACTTGTACTATAAGCAGCAAATATATAGACATTTGATACCCTAACCTGCATGCATTTTATATTCTCTGCACCCTGCCAGCGCAGTAACCTAAGCCCTTCTCCAACTTtggcatgtttttttcctgtctagtTCTGCCACTGCAGAACACCAGCGTACTGGACTAATTCAGCTACAGTCTAGAGACACACACAGCTGCACAACATAGTTGTCAGCAGAAGTTTGTTTTGTAGACCTGACAAGACAGTTATCGCTGATACGAATTTCAGCCTTGCTGAAAATACAAAGGGGTGAAGGCAAGTAATTATTTACCTgaaggtggaggaaaagaaaaaaatactacaaatAGGATAACAATTGCAATATTGAGCATACCTTTCTTTTAGGCCAAGGTAAATACATGTTACAAGTAAAAATAGAGTTcccacttaaaaagaaaatcctaccTCTGTATAAGTTCTATATCTACAATAAAGTGAATAGAAACATTTCTGATTCTCAGCTACTTACTTAAAAGTCTGTAGTACTTCGTGAGAATTATAAAGCTTATAGAACTGATTTTAATAGATGCATGGTTAGAAACAAAACAGTTCACTAGGCATTCTATTGAAAAATATACACAAGGTACATAAAATTGGCTATAAACCCTCAAAACATTATTCGTCTGGGATTATTTTGGGTAAAGATTAGATTTCCAATATGCAGTGCCCaaacatctggatttttttttatttattaagttcTGAAACAGTCAGGACAATAATTAGGAAGGTCTCTTAAAGATCTCATCCAAAAAAGCGTAATATACTTTAGAACGTGTCACTTCACTCACAAAATAGCAGACAGCGGTGAACAACAGCACTGGAAGAGTCTGAGAAGCTCTCCGcattaataaatgtttttcttcactaAAATCTGTCgaaaaggcttttattttcttcactagaTGTAGAAAGAGGTCAGTGTCAAGTACATAAAAATATTCTACAGCTAACTGTGTCTCAATTATTACAAATATTGCTTTAGTTatatgtttaatttgtttttaaatacacaaaaaCCTTTTAACGCAATTCAATAGCTACAAAATCTTTTCCATATAATCTATTTTTCAACACTACATTGCATAAAAATCAGCTCCTACAGAATTTTAACAATTATTAGGAACTTACGTGTATGATTTTCCAGAACCAGTCTGTCCATAAGCAAAAAGACAAGTGTTATATCCCTCAAAAGCTCTTTCTAGGAGCGGCACTGCCAAAGTCTTATAAATCATTGCTTGGCTTGCAAAATTAGGATGACACTTGTCAAAAGACCAAAAAGCGAAGTCATAACTGAAACTGTAAACTTGGTTTGTGGCTGGTTTTCGTACAGCTGCCTCTGAACCACTCATGGAGATTACAGGGagtgagttttcatttttctctctgaatggaaggggggggaaaataaaaaaatttaaaaaacataagcTACATGCTTTAAGTTAGTCATTTCAATCAACAgccttaggaaaaataaaaagttcatcaatcattcttaaaaaaaaaaaaaagtccaatgaACATACAAAGTAGTCAAGCTCAAAATACTTCAGCTACTGAATATGTAAAGCAATAGCCCCAAATGCCTATAAAGTGAATTCAATCTCTTAATAAAATCTTTATCTTGATGTTGCATGAAATATTGGCTAATTTCAAAGTAGGTATTATATCCCTATTGGGTCAACGATTAAGCAATTTGAAAATTACAAAGCAGGAATCAACATACACTATAAAAGCTACTATTAACATCAGAAATAAGTCCAGGATACAAACCTGTTACTGAAAGGCCGTACACGCACAGCTACAATCACTTTGCTGTTTTCCACTTTGAAAACATCTTTGTCAGTGCTATTGCTCTCAGCTAGAGTTTCTGTGGtctcttttggttttgaactTCTACTTACAGAAGGAGAGCTGGAGACGCTAGTTTTCTTTTGGGCTAGAATTTGAAGACGaggtgtttgtttatttgaagCAAACAGGGACAGTTGATCCTGAGAAGTGCGGTTCTTTGGTGTAAGCTTAAACCCTTCTGTTGAACTTCTCATTGGTGTCCTTGGTCTTTCCAAACTATTATGGTTTATAATCAAGCGTTGCAACCTTTGCTTTCCAGCTTGTTTATTTATATCACCTTTCTCATTCAATTGTTTTCCTGATATCCTATTAATATATTTTGAGGTAACTAATTGTTCTGATTTAGGAACCTCATTTTGAAACTTTGTGTCAGCAGTGCTTGTCCTGTATTTTAAATGCGTGCAGGTATCACTTTCAGACAGACCATCAACAAACCCAAAGGAATCCTTGCTGTTCAGGTTATGCTGCAACTTCGTACTTGACTGACCCTCAGCTAACTTTAAGTTTTGTTTAACATCATGAGTATCACTATTATTAATATTTGGTGGAAGTGCAATCTTGTAATTTCTTTGTGCAGCAATGTCATTATTTATTCCAGGCATAGTATTCTCATTAATTTTACTCTTCTCTCCAGAGCCAGTCCTCACACACCTCTGCAGAGTAAGTTTTTTCTCTGATTGTGTATTTTCGATGCCCTGTGTTTTGTCTGTATGCAATTGTTCGCTAGTAGACACTGATTTTTTGCTTGCTCCAGTTCTCCTCTGGAGTGTTAATCTGCCTTCAGGTTTAAATACAGTTGATGTGTCAGTCAATTTTTTACAGGCTGAAATCACGTAGGTCCTATTTAGTTCCTCGGTCTTATTTTGAGAACACGAAAGTAGACtatcctttttttctcctgacatcTGTGATTTCAGTTGCTGCCCAGATGCTTTGCTCCTGGTAAAGGTATTCTGTGAAGAAGTCTTCTGCAAAGTGGTAGTACATTGTGCCTCAGAGGGACTTCTTGCAGGAAGTGCGTAAATAGGCATTTTGTCTTCCAGTAAGCTAACATTAGGGTTTTAATAAGTACAACACCTTTACTAAAAGATTATTTCCAGTTGCTTCTTCTTATGGAatctggggagaaaaagcaaaaattttttATGATGCTTGTGTCCAGTGGGAGTTATGTTTTGGTGCATGGGGAGCTCTTTGCATATACTTCCCAAAATATTAGTAACAATTAGTATCCCCTTCATCtccagcacttaaaaaaaaaaaaaaaagtcattcttctGTATGTGAACAACTGCTTCTGACAATAGTAGCCTATTTGATTCCATTTATTgagttctattttttttcagaaagtaaatCAAACGTCACAAAGAAACACCAGTTGGCAGAAAGAATGATCTAACTATTTAGCAACAAAGTTCACCATGGACATTTCTTCCAAATGATCTACCATGATCCCAAAGGAAAGGAAATCCAAGATTGTGCCTCCATTCACTGACAACTATTTATGCTCGTAGTGTTTCACGACTAACAGATTCCAATAGAACAACAAAATTATTAACGCTGAATAGGAAATCTGTGAACACAGAAagcagatggggtttttttcaggattttgatATATAAACCCCAGTATCAGAATAGGATAGTTAATAGAGATGACTAGTACAATACATTTGgacattattttatttcactatAGTGCCTACATgcatagcaaaacaaaaagataCCTAGCGTAGGGGGCAGAAGAAGATCTGTAAAAATGCATTCCACATCCTTTTTACATGTAAATATTTAGAAAGCTATATAAATCCAATCTGTATAGAAAAGAATGCTTTCACTGTTGTATATGCATCATAGTTGTACAGGTTGTTGTACATTGTTGTTGTTACAGGTTCAACATCACTATCCACTATACAACAGCTGCAATTTATTTGTTATTATAAGTCAACAGGAAACCACCTGGCTTAGATCCTTCAAAAATTGCATATATCATTAACAAAAGAAGCAGAtggtcaggggaaaaaaaggaaaccaagacGAGAGCAAGTGATGTAGAAACAATAGAAACAACCATTCAACCATTGCTCCAATAGAAGTTTCTTTTAATGCTACACTTTTAAGTTATAGCTCTTGAAATACTCTCAGAATTTATGTCATCCACTTCTACACATGTCGTGACTACACAAAGTTTTCATCTCTCAAGAGCTGCAAGGCAAGTTTCAAGAATTTCAAACCACAGTATATTCATTACTCAATCCAGTTTGACACAGGAAGCTACTTATGTTACATGAGttgtaaaatacacattttgtgaTTCCATCTAACAGTCAGTAAATAAACATGGTTGTAAGCTGTGAAAtgcttcagcattttcagaaaactccatcttttctgttcagctttaaaataactagcacaaaaagggaaattctccccTCCTGGTGCTATAGCTGTGCCTTGCAAATATTCATAAagcttttctgtagaaaaaaattaatctcccCGCTGAAAGCCCCTTCATTCCAAAATAGGGTTCAAGATTTGTTAAAAGTACACTTGTTCATAATTATTAATTGACTACAAGTACTAATGAGAGACAAAACgcaagtgttcaaagccaggtgaAAGCATAAGAGAAATGGGTATCTTTAGTATGCTTCAGCAAACCCACCCTCTTCAGGCAAGCCCTCATAAGACCCTCGCCACAGCCACGGACCTGTCGTACCACCGCCCCGCGAAGGCGCCCCTCAGCCCCGCTGAGGCGGCGAGGCGGCAGTGGCGGCTGAGCAGGCCTAAGAGGACTCCGCGGAGCAGCGCCTCGTCGTCCCGCCACCCAGCGCTGGCCCACCCAGCTCCGCGGCTCCCGAAACAACGGCCCGCCATCGCGCGGGGTGCTCCAGAGACACCCACCGCGGGCCGGGGAGGGAGCCCCGTCCCTCACCTCACCTCAGGGCAGCCCCTCCTCACACGCCGCTCAGGACACGGCTCGcgccctctccctgccctgtttGAATGCGCCGGGCCCGCGGGGATTGGCTCCCGCCAGCACTGCGTCAGAGGGGGGCgggccccagcgccgccgccgccgccgcccgggctgGGCAAGGCAGGGCGGGGAGCCCGTGGCCGCCGGGGACACCTCAAATGTCCGCCACAGCCCCGCTCGGCCGCCGGTCCGTTAACGGAGCCGCCGGGGAGCCGTTAACGGAGAACGCGGGGCTCGCCGGCTCGCCCGTCAGAAACAGCGAGATCGTCGGGAAGCGTGGGGATTACGGGATGAGGGAGACGAACGACGACCGCTTTGTGACACCTCCGCTAGAAATGACAGGTGGCAGGATATAGGATATAGGCGTCTTATAAAAGATCTGGCATTTATAAATACTGTACAACTGAGTTAATGggaaaaagcttaaaaagaaaatccagcagaGGGAGACAAAAGACAAAGCACGGGGGAAGGGGAGTTAAAAACTTGAGGTTTTCCCCATGTGAGATTATGTTAAAGCAGTAGCAACAGTGCATGTAAAATAGTAGAAATCATAATAAATATCGTATTTCGGGTTATCAGAATTCATAGCAGGAGTTTGTCATCAATAACTATATAAATCTGTTAAAGAACACCTGGCACCAGTGCCACACTTATGTCATCCGTCTTGCAGCAGGTAAGACCTACTCTTCTTGGTTCTAGTTggggaaagcttttaaaaattagtttgctACCAAACAACGTCTATCATATTGCTATCCTTTGGCCAAAGAGTAAACATAGGGTGCACAGGGGACATGTGACATGACCTGGGACATCTCCATCTGCCAAAAAGGGATCACGCATCGCAGCAGCGTGAAAGGTCTGATGAAACTGATTTCTCAAGCCTcagactagggaaaaaaaaaaggggtgaagTTTTGATTATGACCTGTCTCAGACTTTGGATGGTAAATTGTACAACGCTACCCTAATATGGTTTTGGtctcatttctggaaaaaaatgaaagagcatcTGGTGTCAGAGCGTGGCAAATTATGCTTAAATCAGTAGTAAGTAAGTACATATGATCAGTTATACATTAACTATAATGTTTCATTAAATAAGAACACAAATTTCTTATTTATGTGGTTTATTCTGTTTATCCATAATGAAGTTATACTAATACTAGTATTTCCGCTACTGCAAAATGCTTGAGCAGGATTTTTAACTGGTTCACCGGCAATAAAGGAGAAACTAAACTTTCAGTACTGTTTACAAACAAAACTTGGTACGTGTTCACAAGAAACCCCCAGAGAACATAATGAGGATTCCTGGAAACATTTACATAAACTAACAGGAAGAGCTTGAGGCTTGTTTTCAGAGACTAATCTGTCACTAatttttatttgggggggggggggggggcagtagGGGGGTGTCCTTTGCCTTAATATAGTGACATAAAAATTACTGGAAGAGTGTGTTTCACAAGAAGTCTGAAATGATTATTCAGAAAtattacaacaaaataaaaagtatctTCTCCGTTTATGTTGCAAGCAAGGCCAAAGACTACTGGTTTTGAAAAAGGGTTACATAGAGTATTTTTACTAGGGACTACTGTAATTCAAACACAAAACAGGCTGTTTCAAAATAAAGAGGAGACAAAAATGAGACTCCTTAAAAAACTGAGTATATAaataaacttcttttaaaaaggcaATATACAAGGCATCATAATTCTGTTTACTTTTAATCACACTTTCATTGTAATTACATAAGATAACTATAAATATATCTTTATTACCTCTGAGaattatttttgtcatgttttctaaTAATGTCCATAATATTATCTCCTGTTACAAGGCTATTCTGTAATTGTTTAAGTCTCTGTTGTTCCCTTCTCTTTTGGTCATGAAGATATGGGGAGTTAAGCAGCTGTGGGGGAAGAATGGTGCCCGTTGGTTTTACTCTCTTCACAACATCCCAGAAGAGCTTCTTGCTGTTGTTATTGATAAAAGTAATTGCAGTTCCACTGTGACCCAACCTCCCCGCTCTTCCAACCTGAAAAAGCAAAAACTCATTTTAAGTTATTAATATGAAATGGAAATCCTTCAAATATCCttgaagtttattttctgttataaaacaGCAACTAATCTAAGTAACAAGAGCAAACCTCTTTATTTCATCCTCTAAGCACAAAGTTCTAATAACTTCCTGAATTCAGGATATGCAGATATGCAGCTTTAGTTTAAATGCATCTAAAATTACAACTGGCTTATGGGACATACCAGAAGTCCGGTATTGATACGCAGATACAGGATACAATCTGTGGGGAAAGGCTTATAGTAAATCTGGTccaaacaaaatgtttcaaaaaatgtTTGCTATAGCAATGCCACATACATGTATCTTGTATCAAGCACAACATGTACAAGCATGActataaaaaaagccttttacttGCAAGTAACAAATTATTTCTCAGTATTATCCAAAGTGCTTGAACAAATCAGAAAAGAATCTACAAAGACCCTCTATTTAGGAAGAGATAGTATGTTAATAGTGATATAGTTTTGATGCGAGGAAagaccatttttatttatttactactTGCCTGAAACTTTAGCAGAAAGATAACTAAAACTACAGAGGTGTACTGCAGTTAGTAACACAGAACGCTTCAGGAGTTCATGAGAATGGACGGCTTCCAGAGGTCCTTCCCATTGATTCAgagcagggctaacttcaaagttaTATCACTTCACTCAGGGCCTTGTCCTATGGAGTTTTGAGTGCCTCCAAGTGCAAAGGCctcaccacttctctgggcagcctgttccactgcctggCTACTCTCACTTTTAAAATTTGGGCCTGTTATCAGGCCAGAATTCACGCTGCAGCAAGTTGTGACCATTGGCTCTCGTCCTTTCGTTGTGCATCTCCCAGAAGAGTCTGGCTCTACCTCCTCTGTAACCTCCCATTACCAAATAGAAAACAGCAATTAAATCTCTACTCCGGACcaaacaagcccagttccctctGCCTCTCTTCACTTGTCACGTGCACCAGCCCCCTGACTTTGGCTGGATTCTCTCCAGTTTGTTGGCTTTTCTTGCAATGATGATCTCAAAACTGGACGCAGCAGTAGAGTTCTCTTGATCTGCTAGGCAAACTAGGGTTGGAGGATGTgtacatatacataaatacacacatatgtgCAACCTACACcccatctttttttaaagcaagaaatcctcaggaaaaaaaaaaataatcagagaggATACTGGAGTAGgaagaggaatgaaaagaaagttcATGATTGGTTTCCCGATTGTATGACACGCGTATCCCACACTGCAGATGAGCTGCAGCTGAAAGAGGGGTATTTGGCCCTTCTTCACACAGGTAGTAAAAACATGGTAAACTGCTTTCTATAGATACAATATGACACAAGACAGTACAAAACAGGAAGAATAATACTGCAAACATAATTGATATAAGAACGCTGTTCTACAATGATACAAGAACAGTGTTCTAGATTTTTAGTAATTCACGTAAGAGGCTTATGGAAGAGAAATTCAGCACCTTTCTTTCCTATGAAAACAatattctgaaaaggaaaataatctttctATTTACATCTAAATTTAAATTTCCATAGGTGGATGTTACATTTCAGTATACTTTTCAAATAATGCTTTAGCAATTTATTTCTTTACCTGATGTACATATTCATCCATACTTGAAGGCATATCAAAATTTACTACCAGTTTGACATTGACAAGGTCAAGCCCTCGTCCAAGGACTCCAGTACTTACTATAACTTCATACTTCTCTTTAAGTAATCCCTGGCAAGGGaggaataaacaaaaattaattcttttttccttatttatattTTGAACCTCTCCAAACATAGGCTAGGGTTAGTTATGCAGTATAAGAACACACCCAGTGGGATTGCAGAAGAAAGAATGGTCCCCTTGTATTCTTGATTTAAATAGGAATACAATTCACAGAGGTAATTAGAGAGAGCTGAAAACcacaactttaattaaaaaaaaatcatcaattaAAGTTAAACACATATTTAAATTCCCATTTCAAAGCAAATAATCTAGGAAATAGTCACCAGTATTTATCTGCATTTAAAATGGCATTATTATCTACAGTTTTCCTTGGTCCCACctgtctctcctcttccccagcaatACTTCAGGTTTTACTGCAGAGAAGCAGTAAATTATGACTTAACTCACTCAAATTAAGTCACCTTTAAAAAACCTGGCCATTTTAAATCTATCAAAACCCCCATAACTTTAGGTGGCACAAACCTGTAATATGTCTGTTCTTTCCACCTGAGACTTTTCAGAATGCATAGCTGTACATTGCAATCCTGTAATTTTATGAACAGCATCACTCAACAGATCTGCTCCCAGCTTACAGTCCACAAATACCAACACTGGAGGCTTGAAGAGTTTCTTATCCTGTAAAATTAAAGAGTTTATGTGAGAAGGTATTACAACAGTTTGCTGCTCATAATCACCAACTCTGATTCAATTTATTCTGCTTATTATCTCTTAAAATTAACCGCTTTTAGATGTATAAATGTTCTTAGGCTCGAGATAAGAATGAACAAGATACCAGCCATGAAACTATACGAATCTGTACATCATAAACATGTAACGATTTGTAGACTCAGAACCCAAGTTTATATCAATACATGCATTTTTTAGAAGTCAGAAgctttcttttatgtttctttaaatattacataataattctgcatttctttagGTTCTGAGGTTCAGTTAAAGATTCTTATTTACTTCTTGGATAACCTCAGCCAACACTCCAAAATTCCCCTGCAAAATACTCATAAAGATATATGTTATTAttcgtattaaaaaaaattgaagaattaAATTAGCTTTCTCACTGGTTGCTTTAATGACGTTTAAAATGACAAACCACTCCCAGGCCataaagcagcaaagaaagtTTAAGATCACAGACCTGCTCCTTTACCACTCATAGATAACCAGTACAAATCTTTGGCATGCCATATTGcgaatcacaaaaaaaatatcaaaactgttatttttaacttGGATCCCAGCACAGGAATATAGTTTGCTGCTGCACAGAAGGAGGTGTGAGCGATGGGGATGGAGTAATCCCAGAAATTGCCATTAAAGCTCCTACATGGCCGAACTACTGAACGAGTTAGTGCAGTTATATGCTTAACCTCACTCCACCTCTTCACTACATGCAGATTAGAATTAAAGATGACAACCTGACAGAGATGTGAGACATGAATAATTTTATAAATTGTTCTTATGAGAAAAATAGTACACTTACATTTAGTATttcaaagagctttttctttttagatggcTCTTCTACCCACAAGATAATTTGGCGAACATTGGAACATGGCAGGTTCTTTTCTCCAATTGTTATTCTTACAAAATTGTGCAGAAGCTGATTTGCTAAGTGTTCAATGCCCACTGGAATCGTGGCTGACACCAGTATGGTTTGATGATCGTGAGAGATGTCTTCCAAAATATCCAATACTTGCTGCTGGAAACCCATTTTTAACATGGTATCCACCTAAGTGAAAAATATTGGATTTGTACCAGATTTTTCCATAAACAGCAGACTCCTGAATTTGAATTGACAGAACCACCATAATGTGTATGATTGGCAAGTAATCCAAATGCAGGAGTATTTTCAGTCACAGTAAAAGCTaagtcagaaaattaaaaacaaatggttCACACTGGTCTATAAGTATTACCCTGTCAGGTATCTAAGTCTTTCATAGCCAATGGAACATGCATTGTTCAAACACATTTCAGATTGtgttaaaaactgaatttttctcttaagaaatacatttcatCTTTATAATGAACACTCTGTATGTTTAATCAGTTTGACTAGGCACCCACAATACAGCCCTAATAACTAAAAACTTACTTCATCCACCACTACAATTTTTATGCCACACAGTTGAACAGAACTTTGctttaaaatctcaagtagtCTTCCAGGTGTTGCTATTATAacctaacaaaagaaaaacaaacaaacaaacaaacaaataaataaaaaaaccccaggagtTAGAAATTCCATGAAAGGACAGATGACTGTCCTAGAAAAACCGTAAAGTTACAGCACATGGGTGAGAAAGGCACTAATTAGTGAAATTACTTACGTTCAAATAAGGCTTAAAACTTGAACAGGTAACTTAATAAATTATGAAGCTTCAAAAGGAAATGTACCTTTTAGAACTCTAATGGAAGTGTCTAAATACAAGCAATGTAAtctgcattaaaaacaaattttgatgTAAATTACAACTCCTTGTCTAATAACATGGCATATTTCAGTCTTTGAAACCAGCAATATCATGCACGAAACTTTTTATAAACCAAAACAAGCTATTATATGCTTAATCAGAcatcaaaatgtaaaaaaaaaaaaagtactactgTAACATTTTCAAGAGCTAACATTTTACTAGTTCAGACTTAGGAAAAACAAATCTTTGTGTGTCTATGCATGTCGAcagttgcatttttcttttctgtgaatgtCATGAGAACATAGCTCTCCACAGGATCTTTCCACGGTATAGTCCTTACCTTAACACTTTGCTTGAGACGGTGAAGCTGTGGTGGCAGTGGTAAACCTCCTACCAGGAGAACTGTTCTCATGTTTGGTAAACCAGCCATCAGTTCCTTAGCTTGTCTCTCTATCTGAATTGCCAACTCCCTTGTTGGTGCCAAAATAAGGGCAGATGGAGTTTCTGTCtagaaagaggggaagaaatctGTTGAACATGGAATTGCTTTAATATTTAGATTAAAAGCTTTCTATCTAAGAGAGAAAGCTTTTTGGGAGACTCAATCTCCCAATACTAAACTATAAAGTACATAGTGCAGCTACTGTGGATACAATTAGACTGCTAATATCCTTTCTATCTGAAGACAGAAAGGGATTATACCTTTAACAATGCAAGCCAAAGAAGTCTATGCCTCAATTACTcaacttttgaaaacaaaaaaattaatgcatGTGTAAGTGCAAAGTTAGAATAGCCTCGTGActacaaaaaaaggcccagaaaGCTAGTAGTCATTTGtaaagattgggtttttttctattttagttatTGCACTGCATCGGTAACATAAATTCAGAATAAATTCCACATCAACTCAAAACACAGGATGCTAGTTGAATCTAGAGATCATACAAAAATTTTTTTGAAGTCTTGATATTACAGGAACagagtattttcaaataaagtcTTGGCACACCACTAAGTAAAAACATTAAGTATTAGCCAAAGAAGATAAGCAGTGATAGGAATTTTACACAGCAAAAACATATGTctctgaaatttaaaaacaaaatcaataacCCCTCTGACCCACTATTAGTCAGCCAGGTAGAGACGAATCATTAAAGTGGTACagtcttaaattttttttcctgttccttttatGTAAGGATCTTCAACCAAGTCACCCCACTGATACTTCTGAAACccagaaaacataaaattacAAGTAGTAATTC is a genomic window of Rissa tridactyla isolate bRisTri1 chromosome 8, bRisTri1.patW.cur.20221130, whole genome shotgun sequence containing:
- the DDX59 gene encoding probable ATP-dependent RNA helicase DDX59 isoform X2, whose translation is MFLPRSVKVKRTADDDKSCTAKKNKLSSGGSLLEETTKFQDCKSVRTETSASGCNLNEVQQEHTEPVAGELGVANTTLGKDNKNTDEDSSSEEPIKSFSKLQRWPEPGEPVCVVCGRYGEYICDKTDEDVCSLECKAKHLLQSQEKEIKLKSDQLTKAESQAETHLLNTPYFYQDHSFILGLQDEQVENLKLQLGIAVQGQQVPRPIVEFEHCGFPETLNHNLKNSGYEVPTPIQMQMIPVGLLGRDILASADTGSGKTAAFLLPVIMKVLKETETPSALILAPTRELAIQIERQAKELMAGLPNMRTVLLVGGLPLPPQLHRLKQSVKVIIATPGRLLEILKQSSVQLCGIKIVVVDEVDTMLKMGFQQQVLDILEDISHDHQTILVSATIPVGIEHLANQLLHNFVRITIGEKNLPCSNVRQIILWVEEPSKKKKLFEILNDKKLFKPPVLVFVDCKLGADLLSDAVHKITGLQCTAMHSEKSQVERTDILQVGRAGRLGHSGTAITFINNNSKKLFWDVVKRVKPTGTILPPQLLNSPYLHDQKRREQQRLKQLQNSLVTGDNIMDIIRKHDKNNSQR
- the DDX59 gene encoding probable ATP-dependent RNA helicase DDX59 isoform X1 — translated: MFLPRSVKVKRTADDDKSCTAKKNKLSSGGSLLEETTKFQDCKSVRTETSASGCNLNEVQQEHTEPVAGELGVANTTLGKDNKNTDEDSSSEEPIKSFSKLQRWPEPGEPVCVVCGRYGEYICDKTDEDVCSLECKAKHLLQSQEKEIKLKSDQLTKAESQAETHLLNTPYFYQDHSFILGLQDEQVENLKLQLGIAVQGQQVPRPIVEFEHCGFPETLNHNLKNSGYEVPTPIQMQMIPVGLLGRDILASADTGSGKTAAFLLPVIMKVLKETETPSALILAPTRELAIQIERQAKELMAGLPNMRTVLLVGGLPLPPQLHRLKQSVKVIIATPGRLLEILKQSSVQLCGIKIVVVDEVDTMLKMGFQQQVLDILEDISHDHQTILVSATIPVGIEHLANQLLHNFVRITIGEKNLPCSNVRQIILWVEEPSKKKKLFEILNDKKLFKPPVLVFVDCKLGADLLSDAVHKITGLQCTAMHSEKSQVERTDILQGLLKEKYEVIVSTGVLGRGLDLVNVKLVVNFDMPSSMDEYVHQVGRAGRLGHSGTAITFINNNSKKLFWDVVKRVKPTGTILPPQLLNSPYLHDQKRREQQRLKQLQNSLVTGDNIMDIIRKHDKNNSQR